The nucleotide window TTGATATTGGTTGTAGAATGTGTTTAACAGTATATCCAGTAAAAGCATCTTATTTAAAAGGGAAAGTTCATCAGTTGGAAAATATATTGTCTGAGCATACTAAATTCGGAATGTATGAAACGCACAAAATGAAGCATGATCATGAAATATTTGAACGTACCGAGTTTCAAGATATACCGTTGTTAAAGCGGTTAAAAATTAAAGCATATAATCAACTAGGAACCTCAGGTGGAGGAAATCATTTTGTAGAGTTTGGAGTGGTAACTATTACAGATGAAAATAATGAATTTGATTTGCCTATTGGAGAATATATAGGATTATTAACGCATAGTGGAAGTCGTGGATTGGGAGCAAACATTGCAAAACATTATACGTATTTAGCAACGAAACAATGTCCTTTACCAAAAAATGTACAACATTTAGCGTGGTTAGATTTGAATACTCATGACGGACAAGAATATTGGTTAGCAATGAATTTAGCGGGTGATTATGCAAAAGCATGTCACGATAATATTCATAAACGAATTGGTAAATTACTAGGAGCAAAAGCAATTGCAAAAATTGAGAATCACCATAATTTTGCTTGGAAAGAAAAGGTGAATGGACAAGAATTAATTGTTCATAGAAAAGGAGCAACTCCCGCTAACAAAGGTGAGTTAGGTATCATTCCCGGTTCCATGACAGCTCCTGGGTACATAGTACGTGGCTTGGGAAATACTGAAAGTTTAAATTCTGCTTCTCATGGAGCTGGTAGAAAACATTCTCGAAGAAAGTGTAAAGAGAAATTTACAAAAAGCGATATCAAACACCAATTAAAAATGAATGGAGTAAGTCTTATTGGAGGTGGAGTAGATGAAGCACCAATGGCATATAAAAACATTAAAAAAGTAATGGCAAATCAACAAGAACTGGTTGAAGTGTTAGGAACCTTTACGCCGAAAATTGTAAGAATGGATAAATAGCATTCTTTGAGCGTTACCTAAAGGTCGCGCTTTACGCTATATCTTTTTATAGCTGTCATTGCGAAGTTTACTGTTTTGTAAACTGTGGCAATCTTATAATTAATAAACAGATTGCTTCGTCCCTCGCAATGGCGCTAATTTATGTAAGCTATAAAAAGGATGCCGCTTCAAACCCTAACGCAAGCATTGTAATAAAGGGATTAGTATAAATAATAAGAAATAATGGGCACAAAAATAATAC belongs to Tenacibaculum sp. MAR_2010_89 and includes:
- a CDS encoding RtcB family protein, which gives rise to MGNKLKGKDLIKLGFPKNNSINIALGQINRYRKREKKERILEEAKQVLLAPEKYQGNAIWGKVAEGLVKPVEVQMHKLRNTRVPFSIYGENEIDDLAKYQLYDALKLPVAVQGALMPDAHAGYGLPIGGVLATENAVIPYGVGVDIGCRMCLTVYPVKASYLKGKVHQLENILSEHTKFGMYETHKMKHDHEIFERTEFQDIPLLKRLKIKAYNQLGTSGGGNHFVEFGVVTITDENNEFDLPIGEYIGLLTHSGSRGLGANIAKHYTYLATKQCPLPKNVQHLAWLDLNTHDGQEYWLAMNLAGDYAKACHDNIHKRIGKLLGAKAIAKIENHHNFAWKEKVNGQELIVHRKGATPANKGELGIIPGSMTAPGYIVRGLGNTESLNSASHGAGRKHSRRKCKEKFTKSDIKHQLKMNGVSLIGGGVDEAPMAYKNIKKVMANQQELVEVLGTFTPKIVRMDK